Proteins found in one Lutimonas zeaxanthinifaciens genomic segment:
- a CDS encoding alpha/beta hydrolase: MADKTHIYLMPGLAASPKIFEYIEFNPSTTELHYLEWIPPSHEKEPVDEYAGKYLDMIQHPDPILIGVSFGGILVQEISRMIQVQKVIIISSIKSKQEMPKRLRFLKSLRVYKLFPARRLSKIDDFTRFDYHPHLKKKGELYNKYLGVRNEKYLNWSLWAVLHWENKSSITDLIHIHGTRDEIFPIKHIENCIPVEGGTHAMILIKAKKINQILNRLLQK, from the coding sequence ATGGCTGACAAAACACATATTTACCTGATGCCCGGTCTTGCAGCCAGCCCCAAGATCTTCGAATACATTGAATTTAATCCGTCTACAACAGAACTCCATTATCTTGAATGGATCCCTCCATCACATGAAAAGGAGCCTGTTGATGAATATGCCGGGAAGTATCTTGATATGATTCAACATCCTGATCCCATTCTGATAGGAGTATCTTTTGGGGGGATTCTGGTTCAGGAAATCAGCAGGATGATTCAGGTTCAAAAGGTGATCATTATTTCAAGTATCAAAAGCAAACAGGAAATGCCCAAACGGCTTCGATTTTTAAAATCATTAAGGGTGTATAAACTTTTTCCTGCCCGGCGACTATCAAAAATTGACGATTTTACAAGATTCGATTACCATCCCCACTTGAAAAAAAAAGGAGAACTATATAACAAATATCTGGGGGTAAGAAACGAAAAATATTTAAATTGGTCCCTTTGGGCCGTTCTGCATTGGGAAAATAAATCCTCCATTACAGATCTTATACATATTCATGGCACCAGGGATGAAATCTTTCCTATTAAACATATAGAAAATTGTATTCCTGTAGAAGGTGGAACCCACGCTATGATCTTGATAAAGGCAAAAAAAATTAATCAAATATTAAACAGACTCCTTCAAAAATGA
- the ribH gene encoding 6,7-dimethyl-8-ribityllumazine synthase, with protein MATTNLSLYDSDSIPDASDFRFGLVVSEWNPEITQKLHEGAFQTLVEHGAQPENITSVQVPGSFELIWGCKQLLEKNNLDAVIAIGNVIRGETEHFTFVCEGVTQGIKDLNISYSTPTIFCVLTDNDKQQSIDRSGGKHGNKGVECAVAAIKMAELKSKI; from the coding sequence ATGGCCACAACAAACCTTTCCTTATACGATAGTGACAGCATTCCTGATGCCAGTGATTTTCGATTTGGTCTGGTTGTTTCAGAATGGAATCCTGAAATTACTCAAAAGTTGCATGAAGGAGCCTTTCAGACGCTTGTGGAACACGGTGCCCAACCGGAAAACATTACTTCCGTTCAGGTTCCTGGAAGTTTTGAATTAATCTGGGGATGCAAACAACTACTTGAAAAGAATAATCTCGATGCAGTAATTGCCATTGGTAATGTAATCCGAGGGGAAACAGAACATTTTACTTTTGTATGTGAGGGAGTTACACAGGGCATCAAAGATCTTAATATCAGCTATAGTACACCTACCATTTTTTGTGTTCTGACCGACAACGATAAACAACAGTCTATTGACAGGTCAGGTGGAAAACATGGTAACAAAGGAGTTGAGTGTGCTGTTGCCGCAATAAAAATGGCGGAACTGAAAAGTAAAATCTGA
- the rfbC gene encoding dTDP-4-dehydrorhamnose 3,5-epimerase, with amino-acid sequence MIIEQTNIQDLLLLTPNVYADERGYFMESYNQKKTEVLIKEKFVQDNESVSKKNVLRGLHLQLPPFAQAKLVRVIKGSILDVAVDLRKESSTYGQHFKHVLSGENKKQIFVPAGFAHGFLSLEDDTILSYKCSEYYHAKSEVSLLWNDPDFDIDWGITDPILTEKDRLAEKFVTFENPF; translated from the coding sequence ATGATCATTGAACAAACCAATATTCAGGATTTACTGCTTCTAACTCCCAATGTTTATGCAGATGAAAGAGGTTACTTCATGGAATCCTACAACCAGAAAAAAACGGAAGTTCTGATTAAAGAGAAGTTTGTTCAGGACAATGAATCTGTCTCTAAAAAAAATGTATTAAGAGGGTTACATCTTCAGTTACCTCCCTTCGCCCAGGCAAAACTGGTTCGGGTTATTAAAGGAAGTATTTTGGATGTGGCTGTTGACCTAAGAAAAGAGTCAAGCACCTACGGACAACATTTTAAACATGTTCTCAGCGGTGAAAATAAAAAGCAAATATTTGTCCCTGCCGGTTTTGCGCATGGATTTTTAAGTCTCGAGGACGATACTATTCTCAGCTACAAATGCTCTGAATATTATCATGCCAAAAGTGAGGTTTCGTTGCTATGGAATGACCCTGATTTTGACATTGATTGGGGAATTACTGATCCAATTTTAACAGAAAAAGATCGTTTGGCAGAAAAATTTGTTACATTTGAAAATCCCTTTTAA
- a CDS encoding endonuclease/exonuclease/phosphatase family protein yields the protein MKNLSFLNKIMFFLNNIAALIFFAALFIPYIAPKTFPLLSIISLMVPFVLFAHILFIIYWILSGFKKQFLLSAICILLAVGLSLFPYKFKSKEVISGNSFGVMNYNVRLFNKYQWIQKENVAEHISKFIQGQAADVICFQEFTKDRALNLNYPYVYEKLNGGRKGSGLAIYSKYRIVNKGSLDFEHSFNNAIFVDILRNNDTLRIYNVHLESFGIKPDSVDLNLNETRSKKLIYRLKKSFTKQQEQVEKFLDHKENCPYKTIISGDFNNTAYSWAYRMLKSNLNDTFIESGKGFGKTYSFNKYPLRIDFILTDSRLKVNQHKNFNLELSDHEPVLAKLSY from the coding sequence TTGAAAAACCTGTCGTTTTTAAATAAGATCATGTTCTTTTTGAACAATATTGCAGCACTTATATTTTTTGCTGCGCTTTTCATTCCTTATATAGCTCCAAAAACCTTTCCGTTATTATCTATAATCAGCCTAATGGTTCCTTTTGTACTGTTTGCCCATATCTTATTTATTATTTATTGGATTCTTTCCGGGTTTAAAAAACAATTTTTATTGTCTGCAATTTGTATCCTTTTAGCTGTGGGGCTGTCCTTGTTCCCTTATAAATTTAAATCGAAAGAAGTTATAAGTGGAAACAGTTTCGGGGTCATGAATTACAATGTTCGTTTATTTAACAAGTATCAATGGATCCAGAAAGAAAATGTTGCTGAACATATTTCAAAATTTATTCAGGGACAGGCGGCTGATGTCATCTGCTTTCAAGAGTTTACAAAAGATAGGGCCCTGAATTTGAACTATCCCTATGTGTATGAAAAGTTGAACGGAGGCAGAAAAGGAAGCGGACTTGCCATTTATTCAAAATATCGCATTGTGAATAAAGGAAGCCTGGATTTTGAGCACTCCTTTAATAATGCCATTTTTGTCGATATTTTACGAAACAATGATACTTTAAGGATATACAATGTTCATCTTGAATCATTTGGAATAAAACCAGATAGTGTAGACCTGAACCTGAATGAAACCAGGTCAAAAAAACTGATATACAGATTAAAAAAATCATTTACAAAACAGCAGGAACAGGTTGAGAAATTCCTTGATCACAAAGAAAATTGTCCGTATAAAACGATTATCAGCGGTGATTTCAACAACACAGCCTATTCCTGGGCCTATCGCATGCTTAAATCAAATTTAAATGATACTTTTATCGAATCAGGAAAGGGATTTGGAAAGACATATTCTTTTAACAAATATCCGCTTCGTATTGATTTTATCCTGACGGATTCCAGACTAAAAGTGAATCAGCATAAAAATTTTAACCTGGAGCTTTCCGATCATGAACCCGTTCTTGCCAAATTGAGCTATTAA
- the mutL gene encoding DNA mismatch repair endonuclease MutL, translating to MSDIIRLLPDNVANQIAAGEVVQRPASVVKELLENAVDAGATDIKLVIKDAGKTLIQVVDDGEGMSPGDARMAFERHATSKIQTAEDLFNLRTNGFRGEALASIAAISHVHLKTRTSENELGTEIKINGGEILTQQPVSCTKGSVFEVKNLFYNIPARRNFLKSNSIETRHIIDAFQRISFTYPKISFSMVHNENEVFKLPKGKSKQWTSNSRQRIVAIMGKATNEKLVPITEETDILKIKGFVTKPSFAKKKKGEQFFFVNNRFIKSPYLHHAVMNAYEGLLQPGYHPSYFLFLEVPSDSVDVNIHPTKTEVKFDNDRDLYAIIRSTIKHSLGQYNVAPVLDFNRDADLDTPYAFKDKEYISAPGIEVDQNYNPFQTENQYQGARRHEKNSQWEALYLSDHPEKELIENITVDLDNISQELFDESEATTLYKTFQVQSKYIASSIKSGMVLIDQNAAHQRIIYEEYLAKITMEGLGHQQLLFPLRVSINKVDIPVVKQIQQDLKSAGFHISTIEDEALILNAIPTTISEKEVINILESLIDNFKNEVPESSFSQIDMITKSLAKSLAIKSGTTLNNKEQENILNSLFSCKEPNYSPFGKKTFITLSLDDLEEKFNS from the coding sequence ATGTCAGATATCATACGATTACTTCCGGATAATGTAGCCAATCAAATAGCTGCAGGAGAAGTGGTGCAACGACCTGCATCGGTTGTTAAGGAATTATTGGAAAATGCAGTGGATGCAGGTGCCACGGATATCAAACTCGTCATTAAGGATGCCGGTAAAACACTCATACAAGTGGTTGATGATGGAGAAGGAATGAGCCCCGGAGACGCGCGAATGGCCTTTGAAAGGCATGCGACTTCAAAAATACAGACGGCGGAAGATCTGTTTAATTTGAGAACCAACGGTTTTAGAGGCGAAGCCCTCGCTTCAATAGCTGCTATTTCACATGTACATTTGAAAACCAGAACTTCTGAAAATGAATTAGGTACAGAAATAAAAATTAATGGTGGAGAAATTTTGACTCAACAACCCGTCAGTTGCACCAAAGGATCTGTGTTTGAAGTAAAAAACCTCTTTTATAATATTCCTGCGAGAAGAAACTTTCTAAAATCCAATTCAATTGAAACCCGTCATATTATTGACGCCTTCCAGAGAATCTCATTTACCTATCCGAAAATTTCTTTTTCAATGGTCCATAATGAGAACGAAGTTTTTAAACTTCCCAAAGGTAAAAGCAAACAATGGACGAGTAATTCAAGACAACGAATCGTTGCCATCATGGGAAAGGCAACCAACGAGAAACTTGTTCCAATTACAGAAGAGACTGATATTCTTAAGATCAAAGGTTTTGTTACCAAGCCTTCATTTGCTAAAAAGAAAAAAGGAGAACAATTTTTTTTTGTTAACAACAGGTTCATAAAGAGCCCGTATCTGCATCATGCCGTTATGAACGCATACGAAGGTCTGCTTCAACCTGGTTACCACCCCTCCTATTTTCTTTTTTTAGAAGTTCCTTCAGACAGTGTAGATGTGAATATACATCCCACTAAAACGGAGGTCAAGTTTGACAATGACAGGGATCTTTACGCTATTATTCGATCAACGATCAAGCATAGCCTGGGTCAATATAATGTTGCTCCTGTTTTGGACTTTAACCGGGATGCTGATCTCGACACACCCTATGCGTTTAAAGACAAAGAATACATAAGTGCACCAGGCATTGAAGTTGATCAAAACTACAATCCTTTTCAAACTGAAAATCAGTATCAGGGTGCAAGGCGACATGAAAAGAACAGTCAGTGGGAGGCTCTATACCTTAGTGATCATCCGGAAAAAGAGTTAATTGAAAACATTACCGTTGATCTGGACAATATTTCTCAGGAATTATTTGATGAATCAGAAGCGACAACGTTGTACAAGACCTTTCAGGTGCAGTCAAAATATATCGCCAGCTCTATCAAGTCAGGAATGGTACTTATCGATCAAAATGCGGCTCATCAAAGAATTATCTATGAAGAATATCTCGCAAAGATCACCATGGAGGGATTAGGGCATCAACAATTGTTGTTCCCATTAAGGGTCTCTATAAACAAAGTAGACATCCCGGTGGTGAAACAAATACAGCAAGATTTGAAAAGTGCTGGGTTCCATATTTCAACGATTGAAGATGAAGCTTTGATACTCAATGCAATTCCCACAACGATTTCGGAAAAAGAAGTCATCAATATTTTAGAATCCCTTATAGATAATTTTAAAAACGAAGTTCCTGAATCCAGTTTCAGTCAAATCGATATGATTACAAAAAGTCTTGCAAAAAGTTTGGCCATAAAATCAGGAACCACGCTCAACAATAAGGAGCAGGAGAACATTTTAAATAGTCTGTTTTCCTGTAAAGAACCCAATTATTCGCCTTTTGGCAAAAAAACATTTATTACCTTGTCACTTGATGACCTGGAAGAAAAATTTAATTCTTAA
- the recF gene encoding DNA replication/repair protein RecF (All proteins in this family for which functions are known are DNA-binding proteins that assist the filamentation of RecA onto DNA for the initiation of recombination or recombinational repair.), whose amino-acid sequence MFLSSISLINFKNFEERSFRFDQRINCLVGNNGVGKTNVLDAIYYLSHTKGYFNSVASQNIKHGKDFFVVDGVYLKQEREEYIHCSLKRGNKKVFKRNGKEYEKLSDHFGLIPLVIISPSDTNLISEGSEFRRKFMDMIISMNDKEYFQDLIHYNKTLSQRNSLLKYFASNFTFDQDNIEIYDDQLCLYGERIFEKRKSFIKEFTPIFNRRYEHIIETSVNKSVKEEVSFSYRTQLHDSDFRTLLQRQLERDRILQYSSAGIHKDDLLFQINDYPVKKVGSQGQQKSFLIALKLAQFDLISKKSNVKPILLLDDIFDKLDDQRVGQLLHLVNDDSFGQLFITDTHDKRTEDLIRQTGQSYKMFSL is encoded by the coding sequence ATGTTTTTATCGAGTATTTCACTGATTAATTTTAAGAATTTTGAGGAAAGATCCTTCAGATTTGATCAGCGAATTAATTGTCTCGTTGGAAATAATGGAGTGGGGAAGACCAATGTACTGGATGCCATTTACTATTTGTCTCATACAAAAGGTTATTTTAATTCTGTGGCTTCACAGAATATAAAACACGGTAAGGATTTTTTTGTGGTAGATGGAGTTTATCTCAAACAGGAGAGAGAAGAGTATATCCATTGTAGCTTAAAAAGAGGCAATAAAAAAGTATTTAAAAGAAATGGAAAGGAGTATGAGAAACTTTCAGATCATTTCGGATTGATACCTTTGGTTATTATTTCTCCGTCAGACACAAACCTTATCAGTGAAGGAAGTGAATTCAGAAGGAAATTTATGGACATGATCATCTCCATGAATGACAAGGAATATTTTCAGGACCTTATTCATTACAACAAAACGTTGAGCCAGCGTAATTCACTGCTAAAGTATTTTGCATCGAACTTTACATTTGATCAGGACAATATTGAGATTTATGATGACCAGTTATGTTTGTATGGAGAAAGAATTTTTGAAAAAAGGAAATCCTTTATCAAGGAGTTTACTCCAATTTTTAACAGACGATATGAGCACATCATCGAAACTTCAGTCAATAAATCTGTAAAGGAGGAGGTAAGTTTTTCATATCGAACACAATTACATGATTCTGATTTTAGAACATTGCTCCAAAGACAACTGGAACGCGATCGCATTCTTCAGTATTCCTCTGCCGGGATTCATAAAGACGATCTGCTCTTTCAAATAAACGACTACCCTGTAAAAAAGGTGGGTTCACAGGGGCAGCAGAAGTCATTTTTGATCGCCTTGAAACTGGCCCAGTTCGATCTGATTTCAAAAAAATCAAATGTAAAACCCATCTTGTTGCTGGATGATATTTTTGATAAACTTGACGATCAACGAGTAGGCCAGCTCCTTCATTTGGTCAATGATGACAGTTTTGGTCAGCTGTTTATTACGGACACGCACGATAAAAGAACGGAAGATCTGATCAGGCAGACGGGTCAGTCCTATAAAATGTTTAGCCTTTAA
- a CDS encoding tetratricopeptide repeat protein produces MATYKKRGNKVKKGNQANIEDQSTTAEVFNTLDETASRSEQWVEKNQKIIFTGLIVVAGIILAFLAYNKYIVEPKEKEAADELAFPKKYFEQAQSTSVEVDSLYNLSLNGADGKYGLIDIVDNYGGTKAGNLAKYMSGIAFLKTGDYESAIKYLSDFSSDDEMLAALAKGNIGDAFVEIEQPEDALQYYVEAANIKDNNFTSPLYLFRAGNTAMKLGKFGEAEGYYSRIEKDYPKSEEAKNISVYIQRAQIAQK; encoded by the coding sequence ATGGCGACTTACAAAAAAAGAGGTAATAAGGTTAAGAAAGGGAATCAGGCAAACATTGAAGATCAGAGCACAACGGCTGAAGTATTTAACACTTTGGATGAAACTGCATCGAGATCGGAACAATGGGTAGAGAAGAACCAAAAGATAATTTTCACCGGACTAATTGTTGTTGCAGGTATTATCCTTGCCTTTTTAGCCTATAACAAATATATTGTTGAGCCCAAGGAAAAGGAAGCAGCTGATGAATTGGCATTCCCTAAAAAATATTTTGAACAGGCTCAGAGTACAAGTGTGGAGGTCGATTCGCTATACAATCTAAGTCTCAACGGAGCTGATGGTAAATACGGACTTATCGACATCGTTGATAATTATGGTGGCACAAAAGCCGGAAATCTGGCTAAATATATGAGTGGTATCGCCTTTTTAAAAACAGGTGATTACGAAAGTGCGATCAAATACCTAAGTGATTTTTCGTCAGATGATGAGATGCTTGCTGCTCTTGCAAAAGGAAACATTGGCGACGCTTTCGTTGAAATTGAGCAGCCGGAAGATGCTTTGCAGTACTATGTAGAAGCCGCAAACATCAAAGATAATAACTTCACTTCTCCTCTATATTTGTTCAGAGCAGGAAATACGGCGATGAAACTCGGAAAATTTGGTGAAGCGGAAGGTTATTATTCCAGAATCGAAAAGGACTATCCAAAATCAGAGGAAGCTAAAAATATATCGGTATATATTCAACGTGCTCAGATTGCGCAAAAATAA
- the mtaB gene encoding tRNA (N(6)-L-threonylcarbamoyladenosine(37)-C(2))-methylthiotransferase MtaB, protein MTTDKKVAFYTLGCKLNFSETSTIARDFQNEGFERVDFNDYADIYVINTCSVTENADKRFKTIVKSALKINEEAFIIGIGCYAQLKPEELANTEGVDMVLGATEKFKVLDYIQDLSKNDIGEIHSCEIDEADFYVGSYSIGDRTRAFLKVQDGCDYKCTYCTIPLARGISRSDTLNNVLNNAREISAKGIKEIVLTGVNIGDYGKGEFGNKKHEHTFLELVQELDQVDGIHRVRISSIEPNLLKNETIDFVSRSRSFVPHFHIPLQSGSDELLKKMKRRYTTELYMDRVKKIRTVMPDACIGVDVIVGFPGETDELFLKTYNMLSELDISYLHVFTYSERPNTEAVEMQGVVPQNIRNKRSKMLRGLSVKKRRAFYESQIGKELKVLFEDENKKGYIHGFTENYVKVKAPWDPALANTVHSVKLTEIDEDGLVRFIKNEQVFMA, encoded by the coding sequence ATGACGACTGATAAAAAAGTAGCTTTTTATACACTGGGTTGTAAGCTGAATTTTTCTGAAACCTCTACTATCGCAAGAGATTTTCAAAATGAGGGTTTTGAACGAGTTGATTTTAATGATTATGCTGATATCTACGTGATCAATACTTGTTCCGTTACGGAAAATGCGGATAAACGATTCAAAACCATTGTGAAGTCTGCCTTAAAAATAAATGAGGAAGCTTTTATCATAGGAATCGGATGTTACGCACAGTTGAAACCTGAAGAACTGGCAAATACTGAAGGAGTTGATATGGTCCTTGGCGCTACGGAAAAGTTTAAGGTTCTCGATTATATTCAGGATCTGTCTAAAAATGATATCGGCGAGATTCACTCATGTGAAATTGATGAAGCAGACTTTTATGTAGGATCCTATTCGATTGGGGATCGGACGCGAGCCTTCTTAAAAGTTCAGGACGGATGTGATTATAAATGCACCTATTGTACAATACCTTTGGCACGAGGAATTTCGAGAAGTGACACCCTGAACAATGTATTAAATAATGCGAGGGAAATTTCAGCCAAAGGGATTAAAGAAATTGTACTGACAGGGGTGAATATCGGTGATTATGGAAAGGGTGAATTCGGAAACAAAAAGCACGAACATACTTTTCTGGAACTTGTTCAGGAACTGGATCAGGTTGATGGAATTCACCGGGTAAGAATATCTTCGATCGAGCCTAATCTATTAAAAAATGAAACTATCGATTTTGTATCCCGATCCAGAAGCTTTGTTCCTCACTTCCATATTCCCCTTCAAAGTGGCAGCGATGAATTACTTAAAAAAATGAAACGAAGATACACAACTGAATTGTATATGGATCGCGTCAAAAAAATCAGAACTGTGATGCCCGATGCCTGTATTGGTGTGGATGTCATCGTCGGTTTTCCCGGAGAAACTGATGAGTTATTCCTGAAAACCTATAATATGTTGTCTGAACTTGACATCTCCTATCTTCATGTATTTACCTATTCTGAAAGACCAAATACCGAAGCCGTGGAAATGCAAGGTGTAGTTCCTCAAAACATAAGAAACAAAAGAAGCAAAATGTTGAGAGGGTTATCTGTCAAAAAACGAAGGGCATTTTATGAATCTCAAATCGGCAAAGAGCTCAAGGTGTTATTCGAGGATGAAAATAAAAAAGGATATATCCATGGTTTTACTGAGAACTATGTAAAAGTAAAAGCTCCATGGGATCCTGCACTGGCCAACACAGTTCATTCTGTCAAGCTAACCGAAATTGATGAAGACGGACTCGTAAGGTTTATTAAAAATGAACAAGTCTTTATGGCTTAA
- a CDS encoding lytic transglycosylase domain-containing protein, with amino-acid sequence MNRSYRFLVLASIIILAAFFINAENSVEKKTYSSTSNRDTSDYVDNNYRIKALKIPNNLSFAGEKVELDKTDIRERIDRELLVNTYWQSNALLWFKRTHKYFPVIEPILKEKGVPDDFKYLSVIESDLRNVTSPAGAKGMWQMLKDAGRENGLEINSNVDERYHLEKATRAACDYLIAAKERLGSWTLAAAAYHAGNYGIEKRLEQQMVDSYYDVLAGENTERYIPRIVAAKEILSHPEKYGFEFDKEDLYEMGPTYTVKVDTAITNIAHFAQKFGTNYKELKMYNPWLRENKLNNKTRRLYEIKIPE; translated from the coding sequence ATGAACAGGTCCTATCGATTCCTTGTATTAGCAAGTATTATCATTTTAGCTGCTTTTTTTATAAATGCCGAAAATTCCGTTGAAAAGAAGACATATTCAAGCACCTCAAACAGAGACACTTCAGATTATGTGGACAACAACTATAGAATTAAGGCATTAAAAATTCCTAATAATTTAAGCTTTGCAGGTGAAAAAGTAGAACTCGACAAAACAGATATAAGAGAAAGAATCGACAGGGAACTGCTTGTGAACACCTACTGGCAGTCCAATGCATTATTATGGTTCAAAAGGACCCATAAATACTTCCCTGTCATAGAGCCTATTTTGAAAGAAAAGGGTGTTCCGGATGATTTTAAGTATTTATCAGTGATAGAGAGTGACCTCCGAAATGTGACTTCACCAGCAGGGGCCAAAGGAATGTGGCAAATGCTTAAAGATGCCGGAAGAGAAAACGGTTTGGAGATCAATAGTAATGTTGACGAAAGATATCATCTTGAAAAGGCAACCAGAGCTGCGTGCGATTATCTGATAGCAGCAAAAGAAAGACTCGGAAGCTGGACCCTTGCAGCTGCCGCTTACCACGCTGGAAATTACGGGATCGAAAAAAGGCTGGAGCAACAAATGGTTGACAGTTATTACGATGTTCTGGCTGGTGAAAATACAGAGCGTTATATTCCTAGAATTGTTGCTGCCAAAGAGATTTTAAGCCACCCTGAAAAGTATGGATTTGAATTCGACAAAGAAGATCTTTATGAGATGGGGCCAACCTATACGGTTAAAGTTGATACAGCCATTACCAATATTGCCCATTTTGCGCAAAAATTTGGTACAAACTATAAGGAACTTAAAATGTACAACCCTTGGTTAAGAGAGAATAAACTAAACAATAAAACACGAAGGTTGTACGAGATCAAAATTCCTGAATAG
- a CDS encoding rhomboid family intramembrane serine protease — protein sequence MNWFNNLYHKFISRSIVERIIILNVGIFILTYLFNTLSFLFQIDGNFIVHWFSLQPDFDILLFRPWTILTYGFLHSGFFHILFNMLVLYYFGNLFLDFFDTRQFLLYLILGILSGGLIYMLAYNYLPGLQTAQTILLGASAGVMAVVIGIAAHIPHYSLRFRFIGNIKLLYIAVALVVLDIVQIPAGNAGGHLAHLGGSLIGFLLTSYMNQGRDLLESLQGLFTNKEKKPLKTVYKSSKKKTYKKPLSKSEEQKKIDAILDKISKSGYDTLTKEEKDFLFQAGKK from the coding sequence ATGAATTGGTTTAATAATTTATATCATAAGTTTATTTCGAGAAGCATTGTTGAGCGTATTATAATTCTCAACGTAGGAATTTTCATACTCACCTACCTTTTCAATACACTCTCGTTTTTATTTCAAATTGACGGGAACTTCATTGTTCATTGGTTTTCTTTGCAGCCCGATTTTGACATTTTATTGTTCAGACCCTGGACCATACTTACATATGGGTTTCTTCATTCAGGCTTTTTTCATATTCTCTTTAATATGCTTGTCTTGTATTATTTTGGCAACCTTTTTCTTGACTTCTTTGATACAAGGCAGTTTCTACTCTACCTGATTCTAGGAATTTTGTCTGGTGGTTTGATCTACATGCTGGCTTATAATTATTTGCCAGGCCTGCAAACCGCTCAAACCATATTGCTCGGTGCATCAGCAGGTGTAATGGCGGTTGTTATTGGCATAGCTGCCCATATTCCCCATTATTCACTTCGATTCAGGTTTATCGGTAACATCAAATTGTTGTATATTGCTGTAGCACTGGTCGTGCTGGATATTGTACAGATCCCTGCCGGAAACGCCGGGGGCCATTTGGCCCACCTTGGCGGATCGTTGATCGGGTTTTTATTAACGAGTTACATGAATCAAGGACGTGATCTCCTGGAATCATTGCAGGGGCTCTTTACCAATAAAGAAAAGAAACCATTAAAAACAGTTTATAAAAGTTCCAAAAAGAAAACCTATAAAAAACCCTTAAGTAAGTCTGAAGAGCAGAAAAAAATTGATGCTATATTGGATAAGATTAGTAAATCCGGTTATGATACATTAACAAAAGAAGAAAAAGACTTCTTGTTTCAGGCCGGTAAAAAGTAA
- a CDS encoding rhomboid family intramembrane serine protease, whose translation MGRLTEAIKHLIILNVIFFAASSVLGLNLGNWLALYFPKNEHFGVWQIVTHMFMHGGFMHILFNMYALWAFGSPLEQMWGRNKFIFFYFSAGIGAGLIYTAVNYFQFNGIYQDLISIGLQPAEIQSLLETGRYNSGILNQISESRLADIYQIYNTPAVGASGAIYGVLVAFGMSFPNAKLALIFLPVPISAKYFIPVLIGLDLFSGVTGFSIFGGGIAHFAHVGGALIGFIMMKYWQKNQFQRWN comes from the coding sequence ATGGGCAGATTGACTGAAGCCATTAAACATTTGATCATTTTAAATGTTATCTTTTTTGCAGCAAGTTCAGTACTTGGTTTAAATCTCGGAAACTGGCTGGCGCTGTATTTCCCAAAAAACGAACATTTTGGAGTATGGCAGATCGTAACTCATATGTTCATGCATGGTGGCTTTATGCATATCTTATTCAATATGTATGCGCTTTGGGCCTTTGGCTCTCCTTTGGAGCAAATGTGGGGAAGAAATAAATTTATTTTCTTTTACTTCTCGGCAGGCATAGGAGCCGGACTGATCTATACAGCAGTAAATTATTTTCAGTTTAATGGTATCTATCAGGATTTGATTTCCATAGGATTACAACCCGCTGAAATACAGTCACTTTTAGAAACTGGACGATATAATTCCGGTATTCTTAATCAGATCTCGGAATCGAGATTAGCAGATATTTATCAGATTTACAATACACCGGCCGTAGGTGCCTCAGGAGCAATTTACGGAGTGCTGGTGGCCTTCGGAATGAGCTTCCCTAACGCAAAACTTGCTTTGATTTTTCTTCCTGTGCCCATCTCAGCCAAATATTTTATACCTGTCCTTATTGGTCTTGATCTTTTCTCAGGGGTTACCGGATTTTCAATATTCGGGGGTGGTATAGCGCATTTTGCACATGTTGGAGGAGCCCTTATCGGATTTATTATGATGAAATACTGGCAGAAAAATCAATTTCAACGATGGAATTAA